From the Oryza glaberrima chromosome 5, OglaRS2, whole genome shotgun sequence genome, one window contains:
- the LOC127773465 gene encoding uncharacterized protein LOC127773465 — translation MKRKNGPSQPSCIGPSQPSCIESQMQVVIYQGQPENESDSGASSPTTVPPDVENDDIGGGPNDESSSDEDNDGGVYDIEHDPGLRTPISQYDVNDQDSVRREYIALGPCQPKMKKGDFPQHECGGMRRFLPKWFSEFKWLEYSVHRDAAYCFVCYLFKDSTNNHGGDAFVNGGFRNWNIKSRFSKHAGAVNSAHCEAEEKYNLFMQPKTSIRESFASNSAEFKVQYLARLTWSLKCIRYLLWQGLAFRGHDEPKDSNNKGNFRELVQWLAGNFEEVNKVVLGNAPTGCQMIDHKIQKQLIGSCAHETTKLVIEELHDECFAILANESSDAYQKEQLALCLRFVNTTGQLVERFLGLVHVEDTTSLTLKEAIKSLLIKYQLPLSKVRGQGYDGASNMKGHINAVAKENTDCAWFFGQLAYLLNVLGMSCKKIRMLRIAQAEYMIEALKLGEIESGQGLNQEMGLARPGDTRWGSHYKTVMHVMLLYPSIKKVLFKVGKECNGAEAIGAQTMLQVFQSFEFVFLLHMMNEIFGYTSDFCNALQRREQDIVNAMDLLEFTKAELDVLREDCGWK, via the exons atgaagagaaaaaatggTCCAAGTCAGCCTTCTTGCATTGGTCCAAGTCAGCCTTCTTGTATTGAGAGTCAGATGCAAGTAGTGATATATCAAGGTCAACCCGAGAATGAGAGTGATAGTGGGGCAAGCAGTCCAACCACAGTACCGCCTGATGTAGAGAATGATGATATTGGAGGAGGGCCAAATGATGAGTCATCAAGTGATGAAGACAATGATGGTGGTGTATATGACATAGAGCATGATCCTGGATTGAGGACTCCTATCTCACAATATGATGTCAATGACCAAGATTCAGTTAGAAGGGAGTATATTGCATTGGGCCCTTGTCAACCAAAGATGAAGAAGGGGGATTTTCCGCAGCATGAGTGTGGAGGTATGCGCCGCTTCCTGCCAAAATGGTTTTCTGAGTTCAAGTGGCTTGAGTATAGTGTGCATAGAGATGCTGCATATTGCTTTGTTTGTTACTTGTTCAAAGATAGCACTAACAATCATGGTGGAGATGCTTTTGTTAATGGAGGTTTTAGAAATTGGAACATTAAAAGTAGATTTAGTAAACATGCTGGTGCTGTCAATAGTGCTCATTGTGAAGCTGAAGAGAAATACAATTTGTTCATGCAACCTAAGACATCAATTCGTGAGTCCTTTGCatcaaactctgcagagtttaaGGTTCAATACTTAGCTCGCTTGACATGGTCACTTAAGTGCATAAGATATCTTCTGTGGCAGGGGTTGGCTTTTCGTGGTCATGATGAGCCAAAGGATTCTAACAATAAAGGAAATTTTAGGGAACTTGTGCAATGGCTAGCTGGGAACTTTGAAGAAGTTAATAAGGTGGTTCTAGGAAATGCTCCAACTGGTTGTCAAATGATAGACCACAAGATTCAGAAACAACTCATTGGTTCTTGTGCTCACGAAACAACTAAACTTGTCATAGAGGAACTTCATGATGAGTGTTTTGCAATTCTTGCTAATGAGTCTAGTGATGCCTACCAAAAAGAACAATTGGCTCTTTGCTTGCGGTTTGTCAATACAACGGGGCAACTAGTTGAACGGTTTCTTGGTCTTGTCCATGTTGAAGATACTACATCATTGACTCTTAAGGAGGCAATTAAGTCTTTGCTTATTAAGTACCAACTACCCTTATCCAAGGTACGTGGACAAGGATATGATGGTGCTAGTAACATGAAGGGTCATATTAATG CTGTTGCTAAGGAGAATACTGATTGTGCATGGTTCTTTGGgcaacttgcatatttgttgaatGTCCTTGGGATGTCTTGTAAAAAGATCCGCATGCTTCGTATAGCTCAAGCTGAGTATATGATTGAAGCATTGAAGTTGGGTGAAATTGAGAGTGGCCAAGGTCTGAATCAAGAGATGGGCTTAGCAAGGCCAG GTGATACACGTTGGGGATCTCACTACAAGACAGTAATGCATGTCATGCTTCTATATCCTTCAATCAAGAAAGTTCTATTCAAGGTTGGGAAAGAGTGTAATGGGGCAGAGGCTATAGGAGCTCAAACTATGCTACAAGTATTTCAGTCATTTGAGTTTGTTTTCTTGTTGCACATGATGAATGAAATATTTGGATACACAAGTGACTTCTGCAATGCTCTGCAAAGGAGGGAGCAAGATATTGTGAATGCAATGGATCTTCTTGAGTTCACAAAGGCAGAACTTGATGTTTTGAGAGAAGATTGTGGATGGAAATAA